A portion of the Oxynema aestuarii AP17 genome contains these proteins:
- a CDS encoding zinc ribbon domain-containing protein has product MVYRAKRKINHKTARSLLTWAHYRFKQRLVHQAVKRGCQVIEVTEEYTSKTCSKCGQIHNRLGDSKKFICPNCSHRIDRDANDSINVFLKTISGN; this is encoded by the coding sequence ATGGTCTACAGAGCCAAGCGAAAGATTAACCATAAAACAGCACGTTCTTTGCTCACTTGGGCGCACTACCGCTTTAAACAGAGGCTGGTTCACCAAGCGGTTAAACGAGGCTGCCAGGTAATAGAAGTCACGGAAGAATATACAAGCAAAACCTGCTCAAAATGCGGGCAGATTCACAATCGGCTAGGCGATTCTAAGAAATTTATCTGCCCCAATTGCTCCCATAGAATCGACCGGGATGCTAATGACAGTATCAATGTCTTCTTGAAAACAATCTCTGGCAATTAG